Genomic DNA from Jejubacter calystegiae:
ATTAACTTTCTGCATAACCTGCCGTTTTACGGTCGTGCGGTGATGTGTGTTGACGATGCGGTCATTCGCGAGTTGCTGCCGCGAGTAGGGCGTCATGTGACCACCTACGGCTTTAGCGATGATGCGGACGTGCGGATTGAAGATTACCGGCAGAACGGCGCCTGTGGTCTGTTTACCCTGGTGCGCCAGGATAAACCCGCCATTGCAGTACAGCTTAACGCACCCGGGCGCCATAACGCGCTGAACGCGGCGGCGGCGGTGGCGGTGGCGACCGAGGAAGGCATCGACGATGAGGCCATTCTGCGGGCTCTGGAGAGCTTCCAGGGCACCGGGCGGCGTTTCGACTTCCTGGGCGAGTATCCGCTGGCGCCGGTGAACGGCAAAACGGGCAGCGCCATGCTGGTGGATGACTATGGCCACCATCCGACGGAGGTGGATGCCACCATTAAGGCCGCGCGCGCTGGCTGGCCGGATAAAAATCTGGTGATGGTCTTCCAGCCGCACCGTTATACCCGTACCCGGGATCTCTATGATGACTTCGCCGGGGTGCTGTCGCAGGTGGACGCATTACTGATGCTGGAGGTGTATTCGGCCGGTGAAGCGCCGATTCCGGGCGCCGATAGCCGCTCGCTATGTCGCACCATTCGCGGTCGCGGCATGGTGGATCCGATCCTGGTGCCGGACGCAGAACAGGTAGCCTCGATCCTGGCGCCAGTTCTGACGGGAAATGACTTGATCCTGGTGCAAGGTGCCGGGAACGTCGGGAAAATTGCGAAAAAACTGGCTGAAATCAAATTGCAACCCCAAACTCAGGAGGAGGATCAACATGGTTGAAAAAGTTGCCGTCCTGCTGGGGGGAAGTTCGGCAGAGCGTGAAGTTTCACTGCAGTCCGGAAGCGCGGTACTGGCTGGCCTGCGCGAGGCGGGTATCGACGCCTATGCCGTGGATCCGCGGGATATCCCCGTTACCTCGCTGAAAGAAGAGGGTTACGACAGGGTCTTTATCGCGCTACACGGGCGCGGTGGTGAAGATGGCACGCTGCAGGGCATGCTGGATTTGATGGGGATGCCCTATACCGGTAGCGGTGTGATGGCCTCTGCCATCACTATGGATAAACAGCGCACCAAGCTGTTATGGCAGGGTGCCGGATTGCCGGTAGCGCCTTCGGTGACGCTGAACGCGCATGACGGTTTTACGGCGAGCCTGGCAATCCAGGTCGCCGCGTTGGGAATGCCGGTGATTATTAAGCCCAGCCGCGAAGGATCGAGCGTTGGTATGTCGAAAGTGACTACCGCCGATGAACTGGCGGATGCGCTGGAGTTGGC
This window encodes:
- the murC gene encoding UDP-N-acetylmuramate--L-alanine ligase, with the protein product MNTQQLAKLRSIVPEMRRVRHIHFVGIGGAGMGGIAEVLANEGYQISGSDLAPNPVTRQLSELGATIYFHHRPENVRDASVVVVSSAITQDNPEIVAAHELRIPVIRRAEMLAELMRFRHGIAIAGTHGKTTTTAMVASIYAEAGLDPTFVNGGLVKSAGTHARLGCSRYLIAEADESDASFLHLQPMVAVVTNIEADHMDTYQGDFENLKQTFINFLHNLPFYGRAVMCVDDAVIRELLPRVGRHVTTYGFSDDADVRIEDYRQNGACGLFTLVRQDKPAIAVQLNAPGRHNALNAAAAVAVATEEGIDDEAILRALESFQGTGRRFDFLGEYPLAPVNGKTGSAMLVDDYGHHPTEVDATIKAARAGWPDKNLVMVFQPHRYTRTRDLYDDFAGVLSQVDALLMLEVYSAGEAPIPGADSRSLCRTIRGRGMVDPILVPDAEQVASILAPVLTGNDLILVQGAGNVGKIAKKLAEIKLQPQTQEEDQHG
- a CDS encoding D-alanine--D-alanine ligase encodes the protein MVEKVAVLLGGSSAEREVSLQSGSAVLAGLREAGIDAYAVDPRDIPVTSLKEEGYDRVFIALHGRGGEDGTLQGMLDLMGMPYTGSGVMASAITMDKQRTKLLWQGAGLPVAPSVTLNAHDGFTASLAIQVAALGMPVIIKPSREGSSVGMSKVTTADELADALELAFKYDDEVLVEKWLSGPEYTVAVLGEETLPSIRIQPAGIFYDYEAKYLSDDTRYFCPAGLSDEREAELQDLAIRAWQVLGCSGWGRVDVMEDSDGSFRLLEVNTAPGMTSHSLVPMAARQAGMSFPQLVARILELAD